Part of the Streptomyces sp. WMMC500 genome is shown below.
GTCGGTGCCCAGCAGCAGCCCGGTGTGCACCCGGGCGCCGAGGAGCGCGAGGGCGTCGAGCAGCGGCCCGTTGTCCGGGCAGCCGGTGGTCCCGGCGCCCTCGCGGTCGGCCCGCACGGCGTCGGCGACGACGACGTCGCCGGGGCGCATCTCCGGCAGCAGCCCGGCGCAGAAGCCGGCGGCGATCACGGGGGCCGCGTGGTACGGCTCCTCCGCGAGCCGGCGGGCCACGGCCCGTTCGGCCCGCTCGGGACCCATGCCGGTGCGCAGCACCTCGACCGGACCCGCGTCGCCGGCCCCGCCCGCGGCGGAGCCGGTGCCCGAGGCCAGCGCCCGGCGCTCGATGCCGAGCGCGCAGACGACGAGCAGCGGCGCGGGTGCGTCGGGCATCAGGCCTCCCGGCCGTCACCGGCGGCCGGCGTCAGGCCGGCTGTCGCGGACAGATAGCGGCCGAGCGCGGTGAGCGGGAAGACCATCCGGTACAGGTGGTAGTTGATGGAGAAGTCCCACGGGAAGCCGGTGCCGGTGAACTGCGGCTCGTCCCAGGACCCGTCGGGCAGTTGGGTACGGGCCAGCCAGGCCACGCCGCGTTCGACGGCCTTGCCGGCGTGCTCGCCGGCGGCCAGCAGCGCGAGCAGCGCCCAGCCGGTCTGCGAGGCGGTGGAGTCGCCGCGGGCGATCCACTCGGCGTCCGGGTACGAACGCAGGTCCTCGCCCCAGCCGCCGTCGTCGTTCTGCACGCTCTCCAGCCACCTGACGGCCCGCCGGATCGCCGGGTGCGACACGGGCAGCCCGGCGGCGACGAGCGCGGGCACCGCGGAACCCGTGCCGTACACGTAGTTGACGCCCCAGCGGCCGAACCAGCCGCCGGCCGCCTCCTGTTCGGCGAGCAGCCAGGCGACGCCGCGGCGCGCGTGCGGGTCGTCGCCGAGCTTCTCGCCGGCGAGCATCTCCACGACGTGCGCGGTGACGTCGGCCGACGGCGGGTCGATTACCTCGCCGAAGTCGCAGAACGGCAGCTTGTTGGGGAACGCCGAGGTGTTGTCCACGTCGAACGCGCCCCAGGCGCCGTTCTTCGACTGCATGCCCGCCAGCCAGCGCACGGCCCGCTCGACGGCGGCGTCGACGCGCGCCTGGTCGGGGTGGGCGACGCGGCGCAGGGCGAGGACCACCTCGGCGGTGTCGTCGGTGTCGGGGTAGTTGTCGTTGTGGAACTCGAACGCCCAGCCGCCCGGGGTGAGTCCGGGCCGGCGTACCGACCAGTCGCCGGTGGTCAGCACCTGCTCCGCGAGCATCCAGTCGGCGGCCTTGACGAGCTGGGGGTGGTCGGCCGGCACGCCCGCGTCGACGAGCGCGATGGTGGCCAGGCACGTGTCCCAGACCGGGGACTGGCACGCCTCGATCATCCGGACCGGGCCGTCGTCGCGCGTGTCTCCCGTGTCACGCGCGCCGTCGGTGTCCGCCGCGGCCTCGGCCGCGCCGTCGGTCCAGACCGCGAAGCGGTCCAGCGATTCGAGACCGGCCTTCAGCACCGGGTGGTCGAGGTCGTAGCCGAGCAGGTGCAGCGCGATCACCGAGTAGACGGCGGGCGGCTGGATGCCACCCCAGCAGCCGTCGCTCTCCTGGCGCTCGATGATCCAGCGGGCGCAACTGCGCAGCGCCGCCTTGCGCAGCGGGCGCAGCGCGACCCTGCGGTACGCGTGCAGCGCCCGGTCCAGCCGCTGGAAGAATCCGTCCCACGTCGTCAGCGACGCGTGCGGCCGGGGCGGGTTGGGCACGGCGGGGTCGGTGTGCAGCTCGTCGAGGGTGAACGGGCCCGGGCGCACCGGGCGCTTGGCGGAGACGACCGTGAGCGGCACGATCGTCTGCCGGGCCCAGCAGCCGAAGTCGTAGATGTTCAGCGGGAACCAGGACGGCAGGTAGATCAGCTCGGGCGGCAGCTCGGGCAGGTCCTCCCAGCGCCACCAGCCGAACAGCGCGAGCCAGATGCGGGTGAAGACGCGGGTCGCGGCGATGCCGCCGTGCGCGCGCACCCACTCCGCGGCCCGCGCCATGTGCTCCTCGCCGGGCGCGTCGCCGGCGAGGCGGAGCGCGACGTAGGCCTCGACGGTCGCGGAGACGTCGCCGGGGCCGCCGTGGAACGTCGCCCAGGCACCGTCCGGGCCCTGCCGGCCGCGGACGAAGCGGGCGGCGGCGCGGGTGGTGTGCTCGTCCCGTACGCCCAGGAACTCGCGGAGCAGCAGGTCCTCGGCGTCCATGGTGACGTTGGTCTCCAGGTCGCCCTTCCACCAGCCCTCCGCGTCCTGCCGGCCGAGCAGGTTGGCGCTCGCCCGCTCGACCGCCTGCCTCGCCGCCAGTAAGGCAGCCGCCGCCCCCGCGGGGGCGGTGTCGGTTGCGTTGCCGCCATCGGCAGTGGCTTTCATGCACACCCCTTTCGAAGGGACGTCCGGACGCGGGGCCCGGGCGTCGGTGTCAGTGCCGGCGTACGACGACGAAGTCGGCCAGTGCGACGAACCGTTCGCGGATGTCGTCGGGCATCTTCACCCCGTCCAGCGAGACCAGAGCGCTCTCGTGCTGCCTTCGTGCCTCCTCCTGAGTCCACCGGCGCCCTCCGGCTTCTTCGATCAACGCGGCCCGGGCCGCGAATTCTTCCTCGTCGAAGTCGTTTTCCGCACCGGTATTCCGGAGGTCGGCACCCTTGGCGTCGGCGGCCAGCGTCTTCGCCAGTTCCGCGGAGGCCGGTCCCCCGGCGGCGAGCGCCGCGCACACCGGCAGGGACTTCTTGCGCTGGCGCAGGTCGCTCCAGGTCTGCTTGCCGGTGACGGCGGGCTCGCCCCAGATCCCGAGCACGTCGTCGACGGCCTGGAAGGCCAGGCCCAGATGGCGGCCGTAACGTTCCAGCCCGTCGGCGACCTCGTCGCCCGCACCGCCGAGCACGGCGCCGACGGAGCAGGCGCACGCGAGCAGCGCCCCGGTCTTGTTGCCCTCCATCTCCAGGCACTCGGCGACGGTGACGCTCTCGCGGTGCTCGTATGCGATGTCCTGCGCCTGGCCGTCGATGAGCTTGCGGGTGGCGCTGCTCAGCCGGCGGGCGGCGCGCGCCGCCTCGGGCGTGTCCAGGTCCAGCAGCAGTTCGCAGGCGAGCGCGAAGAGGGCGTCGCCGACGAGGATGGCCTGCGCGGGGCCGTGCACCTTCCAGACGGTGTCGCGGTGGCGCCGCCGCTCGTCGCCGTCCATCAGGTCGTCGTGCAGGAGGGAGAAGTTGTGCACCAGCTCCACGGCGACGGCGCCGGGGACGCCGGTCTCCGCGGAGGCCCCGGCGGCCTCGGCGGCGAGCAGCGTGAGGAGGGGGCGCACGGCCTTGCCGCTGTCTCCGGCCGTGGGGTTGCCCTGCGCGTCGATCCAGCCGAAGTGGTAGGCGGCAACGATGTCCATGGGGGGTACAAGCCGGTCGACGACGGTCCGTAGCACGGGGTTGGTCAGCTCCCGGGCGTGGTCCAGCAGGCGCAGGACTTCGGCGGCGCCGGGGTCGGCCGCGGTGTCGGTGTCCGGTTCTGGACGGGGCACGTTCTCTCCTCCGATGACGGCTCTCACACTGCTTCCAGCAGGTTCCGCGGCACTTCCCGACCCAGGGCGCCGAGGGTCTCGCGGACCGCCGCGCGACCGCTGAGAACGGCGCTCTCCATGGTCGCGGGCCAGCCGGTCGCGGTCCACGCGCCCGCCAGTGCGAGGCCGGGCGCGTGGGTCCGGGAACCCGGGCGCAGCCGGCCGACGCCCGGTGCCGGGGCGAAGGTCGCGGTGCGCTCGCGGGTGACGAAGAAGTCGCGTACCCGGGCGCCGCGCGCGTCGGGCAGCAGCTTCGCCAGCTCGGGGAGGTAACGCTCGCGCAGCTCGCCGACGGGCCGCTCGATGTCGTCCTGCGCGGCGGACTGGGAGACCGCCACGTACTGGCAGCCCCGGCCCCGGGGGGTGTCGGCGAGGCCGGAGGTGTCCGTGCGGTCGAAGATCCACTGCACGGGGGTGCCGATCGCGGCGACGAACGGGGCGTCCAGCACCCGTCGGTCGTACACGACATGGAGGTTGAGGATGGGCGCGGTGCCGATCTGCAGCAGCCGGTCCTTGTGGTCCAGCGCGCCGGCCGGCAGCAGTCCGTGCGCCTCGCGCTGCGGTACGGCGAGGACCACGGTGTCGGCGTCGAGCGACGTGGCGGGGGCGTCGGCCCGCCCGGGTCCGGTCGCCACGTCGACCTGCCAGCCGCCGGCGGGGGTGCGGCGCAGCCCGGTCGCCCGGGTGCGCAGCAGGATGCGGGTGCCGGACCGCTCCAGCCGGCGGCGGGCGAGGGTGTGGTGCAGCTCGCCGAGCGGGACGCGCGCCCAGCCGATGTCGGCGGCACCGCGCTCGGTGAGCAGCCCGGTCCTGAACACCTTCGCGGCCAGCCCGAGGGAGACCTCCGGGGCGAAGGCGTTGAGGGTGGCGACGCCGATCATGTCCCACAGCGCCGAGACGGCCCGCGGCGACTGCCCCTGCCGGTGCAGCCAACTGGCGAAGTCCACGCCGTCCAGGGCCGGGTCGGCGGGGTCGAGCCGCCGCATCGCCAGCGCGGCGCGGGCCACGCCCGCCCGCTCGGCGAGCGACAGGTGCGGGTAGCGGGCGAGGCCGGCGGCGAGGTGCAGGGGCACCGGCAGGTCGGTGCGGCCGAGCCGCCCGGCGCGCGGCCCCGCGCCCTTGCGGGCCGGGGTGGCGGCGTCCAGCACCCGCACGTCCAGGCGCTCCTGCAGCGGGGCGAGCCCGCTGCCGCCGACCTCGTCGAGGAACCAGCGGTACGCCGTACAGCAGCGCAGGTAGACGTGCTGGCCGTTGTCGACGGAGAGGTCGCCGCGGCGGAAGGAGAAGGCGAGCCCGCCCAGGCGCGGCCGGCCCTCGAGAAGTGTGACGTCGACTCCGGCGTCGGCGAGTCCCATCGCGGCGGTCATCCCGGCGAGTCCGCCGCCGACGACCACGGCCCGCGGCCGTCGCTCCGGGCCGGAGTCAGCCATCACCGGCCACCTCCCCACCCGTATCGACACGCACTATGTCTGGCCCGCGGCGCCGGGGGCAACACCTTCCGGGGTTGCGGCGCGCCCTCCTGCGCCCGGTGCGCCTCGGCGCACGCCGAGAGCGCCTCCGAGCGCTCCCGATCCGTCCCGCGCGCCGCGTTTGCGGGATTGTCGGACCGTACGCCCGGCGGCGCCGCGGGGGTGGTGGGCGCGGGGGTCACCGGAACCTCCGGCTCGCCTGCCGGGCGTCGACGCCGGCCAGGCCGCGGACCGCGACGTACGCCTTCTCCCGGCCCGGCAGCGACACCCGCCCGCGCAGCACCGCCCCGGGGTCGGCGGCGATCCGCTCCAGCAGCCGGTGGTAGATCCCGGCCATCGCCGCGACGCAGGCGCCGCTGCGCCGGTCGAGCATGGGCAGCAGCCGGTAGCCGTCGGCGAAGAGCGCGCGGGCGCGGCGCACCTCGAACTGCACCAGTCCGGGGAAGTCCGAGCCGGGAGGCGCCGTGTCGCTGTGGAAGCCCGCGGAGCAGCCGAACTTGGCGAGGTCGACCGCCGGCAGGTAGCTGCGGCCCTCGGCGGCGTCCTCGCGAAGATCCCGCAGGATGTTCGTCAGTTGGAGCGCGAGCCCGAGCGTGTCGGCGTACGCAGGGGCGCGCTCGGAGTGTCGCGCGCCCGGCACGGTGCCGAACACGCCGAGGGAGAGCCGGCCGATCGCGCCGGCCACGCAGCGGCAGTACTCCTTCAGGTCCTCCCACGTCTCGTACTCCCGGCCGCGTACGTCCGCGAGGACGCCGTCGATCAGCTCGTCGAGCCCGCCCAGCGGAATCGGGAACCGGCGCGCGGCGTGGGCGAGCGCCACGGCGACGGGGTCGGTGTCGTCCTCGGCCACCCGGCCGGCCCGGATGCGGTCGAGCTGGCGCCGGGTGTCCTCCAGCCGGGTGCGCTTGGTCCCGGGTGGCAGATTGCCGTCGCCGATGTCGTCCACGCGGCGCGAGAACGCGTACAGCGCGGACATCGCCAGCCGCTTGTCGTGCGGCAGGAGTCTGATGCCGTACGCGAAGTTCCGGGCCTGCCTGCCGGTGACGGCCTCGCAGTACCGGTACGCGGTGAGCACCTGTGCGGATGCGTAGGCCGCGCGCGACGGTGTGGTCACGGTGCGGTTACCCCTCTCGTCGCAGGGTCGACCCCACCTCGCGCAGCAACCTGCGCCGGGTGGGCTTCGGGGGTCCGGGGAGCACGTCGTGGCCGGCGGCGGCGACGGCGGCGAGCGCCGCGCGTCCGCCGGCCACGAAGCCGGCGAGCAGCAGCCGCAGCCGGCCGCGCACGCTGGCGACGAGGGGCGCGCCCTCGTCGAGGAGCCGTGCGGCGCAGTCGGCTTCGTACCGGATCAGGGCGCGCACCGGCTCGCCGGCGCGGGGCCGGGCGAGGTCCGCTTCGGTGACGCCGAAGCGGCGCATGTCCTCGGCCGGAAGGTAGATGCGGTCCCGGCCGAGGTCCTCGGCGACGTCCTGGATGTGCTCGACGATCTGCAGAGCGGTGCAGATCGCGTCCGAGCGCCGGATGCGCTCGGGACTCTCGGTGCCGGTCACGGCGAGGACGAGACGGCCGACCGGGTTGGCGGACAGCTCGCAGTAGCCCTCCAGCTCGGCGTACGTCTCGTAGCGCCGGACCTTCTGGTCCTGCCGGTTGGCCTGGAGGAGGCCGTGGAACGGCTGCGGGGACAGCCGGTGGCGGCGGACGGTGGGCCGCAGCCGGCGCAGCAGGGGGTGGCCGGGCGTGGCGCCGGGGGTGAAGACCCGCTCGAGGTCGGCTTCGAGCGCGTCGAGGAGCGCGAGGGGGTCGTCGGCCTCGTCCGGGCCGAGACCCAGCGCGGCGGCGTCGGCGCCGCCGGGGGCGAGGTCGCCGTCACCGATGTCGTCGACGAGCCGGGCGTAGCCGTAGAGCGCCATGAGGTCGGCGCGCCAGGCACGGGGCAGGAAGAACGGGGCCACGGGGAAGTTCTCGTCGGCGGCCTGGCCGAGTACGGCGCGCGACGGAGCGTCGTCCGCCGCGGTCACCGGCGACTGCCCTGGGCCGCCGCCCCCGGGGCGCAGACGGCGGGCGCTCCTTCGAGCTGGAATGTCGTCTTCGCCATAGCCGTCACGCCTCCCGTTCTACACCGCGCACCCAGATGTGCCCATTCCGGACACGCCGCCGCCGGCGTCGTGACCCCGAGCAGGTCCGGGGCGCCCCCAAGCTCCCTAAACGCCCACATGCCGCCAAACAGCACCGGTCCAGCGTACGCCGTACAGGACGAAGACGCGGCATGCGGTGGTCACCTCAATCCGCACGCGCCCGAGGACGCGCGAAACGCCGTCGTACGCACCGAATCCGCCGCGTCACACGGTGAGGCCGTCCAAGATCATGGTGAGCGTGCGGGTGACGATCGCGTCCCGCTGCGGGGGCGGCACGTCGCGCAGCGGCCCATCGAGGAGGAGCATGGCCAGCCCGTGCACCGAGGACCAGGCGGCGAACTCCGCGCCCGCCCGTACGCCCGGTCGCATCACACCGGCGGCTTCGACGGTGTCCATGGCGCCGGTGAGCAGCCCGAAGGAGCGGACGTCGCCGGGCCGGAGGTCTTCGATGCCGCCACCCTGGGTCCACGCCTCCGCGTCCGTCTCGACCCGGCAGAAGGCCGTGCGGTACATCCCGGGTTCGGTGACGGCGAAGCGGATGTAGCCGAGGCCGAGAGCCGTCAGCCGGTCCTTGGCGGCCCGCGCCGGGTCGCCGTCCGGGGGCGGCCCGGTCTCCGCGATCACCTGCTCCATGGACTCCGCCAGCCGCCGCTGGCCCTCGTCCTTGACCGCCTGCAGCAGGTCTGCCTGGTTGGCGAAGTGGCGGTACGCGGCCGTCGGCGACACGCCGACGCGCCGGGCCGCCTCGCGCAGCACGACCGCCTCGGGCCCGCCGCCGCGGGCCAGCTCCGACGCCGCGTCGACCAGCGCGTTCCGCAGGTCGCCGTGGTGGTATCCGCCCTTCGCGCCCCTGACCTCGCTCATAGTCGCATCATGCCTCATGTTGACAGCATTAACATCGCCTGGAAGGCTCAATGTTAACGCCATAAACATGGGAAGGGGGAGCACCGTGCTGACACGCATCGCGGAGCTCGTACTGCGCAGGACCCGCCTCGTGCTCACACTCGCCGCCGTCGCCGTCGTCGCCATGGCGGCGCTCGGCTTCGGGGCCTTCGGCAAGCTCAGCCCCGGCGGCTTCAACGATCCGGGGTCGCCGTCGAGCAGGGCCCAGGAGGTGATCGACGACAGATTCGGGGGCGATACGAACCTGGTCCTGCTCGTCTCCGCCGAGTCCGGGGGTCTCGGCGGCGACGCGGTGCGCGAGCGCGGGCAGGAGGTGACCGAGGGGCTGCGGGCCGAGTCCACCGTCGGCAACGTCGTGTCGTACTGGGACCGCGGCGGCGAGGGGCTGACCTCCCGGGACGGCAGCCAGGCGCTCATCCTCGCGCACGTCGCCGGCGGCGACGACAAGGAGGCCGAGCACGCCGAGGAGCTGACCGGCGCGTACGCCGGCACCCGGGACGGCGTCACCGTCAGGGCCGGGGGCGGGGCCGCGGTGGGCAACGACGTCTCCTCGCAGGTCGCCGCCGACCTCGCGCTGGCCGAGTCGATCGCCGTACCCGTCACCCTCGTGCTGCTGGTCCTCGCCTTCGGCAGCCTCGTCGCGGCGCTGCTGCCCCTGGCGATCGGCCTGGTCGCCGTCTTCGGCACGTTCGCGGAGCTGTGGGTGCTGGGCAGCCTCACCGACGTCTCGGTCTTCTCGGTCAACCTCACCATCGCGCTGGGCCTGGGCCTCGGCATCGACTACGGGCTGCTGCTGGTCAGCCGGTTCCGCGAGCAGTTGGCGGCGGGCGACGAGGTGCCGGCGGCGATCCGGCACACGGTGGCGACGGCGGGCCGCACGATCGCGTTCTCCTCCGCGACGATCGTCGCCGCGCTCGCCGCGCTGCTGGTCTTCCCGCAGTACTTCCTGCGCTCCTTCGCCTACGCCGGCATCGGCGTGGTGGCCATCGCCGCCGTCAGCGCACTGGTGATCGTCCCCGCGCTGCTCGCCGTCCTCGGCCACCGCGTCAACCGCGGCCGGATCCCGGGCGCGCGGGCCATGCGGCGCACCGACGCACCGCTGTGGGGCCGGATCGCCGGCGCCGTCATGCGCCGGCCCGCCCTGACCACGCTGCCGGTGCTCGGCGTGCTGCTGCTGGCCGCCTCCCCGCTGCTGGGCGTCAGCTTCGGCACCCCGGACGAGCGGGTGCTCCCGGAGAGCGCCCAGAGCCGGCAGGTGGCCACCGCGCTGCGCGAGGACTTCGCCGTCGACGACAGCACCGCCGTCGACGTCGTCACCACCGGCGCCGTCGCCGGGCCCGACCTCGCTCGTTACGCCACGGAGCTGTCCCGGCTGGACGGCGTCGCCCGGGTCGACGCGAGCAACGGCTCGTACGCCGACGGCGCGGCCGGCCCCGCGAGCCCCGCCGCCGCCGGACTCGGCCGCCCCGACGCCCAGCGGCTGACGGTCTCCGTCGAGCCGGCGCCCCACTCGGGCGCGGCGCAGCGACTGGTCGAGGACGTGCGCGCGGTGCCCGCGCCCGGCGGGGTGGAGACCCTGGTCGGCGGCACCGACGCGGAGCTGGTCGACGCCAAGGACAGCATCGGCGGCCGGCTGCCGCTGGCCGTCGGGATGGTCCTGCTCACGACGTTCGTGCTGCTGTTCCTCTTCACCGGCAGCGTCGTCCAGCCGCTGCGCGCGATCGTCCTCAACGCCGTCAGCCTGGCCGCGGCCATGGGCGCGATGGTGTGGATCTTCCAGGACGGCCATCTCAGCGGGCTGCTGGGCTTCACGCCCCAGCCGATGGACACGGCGATGACCGTGCTGATGTTCTGCATCGCCTTCGGCCTGTCGATGGACTACGAGGTCTTCCTCACCAGCCGCATCAAGGAGTTGCACGACGCGGGCGCCGACCCGGCCACGGCGGTGACGAACGGGCTGGCCCGCACCGGCCGGATCGTGACGATGGCCGCCGGGCTGCTGGCCGTCAGCTTCTTCGCCTTCGCCACCGGCGAGGTGAGCTTCCTGCAGATGCTGGGCCTGGGCACCGGGCTCGCCATCCTCGTCGACGCCGTCGCGGTGCGCGGCGTGCTGGTGCCGGCCGCGATGCGGCTGCTGGGCGAGCGGGCCTGGTACGCGCCGCGCCTGCTGCGCCGGGTGCACGCCCGCGTGGGCCTGAGCGAGACCGGGCCCGGCTCCGGCGCCGCGCCCGAGCGGGAGTCCGCGCACACCCCGGCCGGGGTGTAGCGGCCGGCACGTGCGGCAAGGGCCCCGCCGCGGCACGGCGGGGCCCTTCGGTGCGTACGCGCGGCTACCGCTTGGAGAACTCCTGATACTCCTTCAGGACCTCGTCCGTCGGCCCGTCCCTCACCAACTCGCCCTTCTCCAGCCACAGCACCCGGTCGCAGGTGTCGCGGATGGACTTGTTGGTGTGGCTGACCAGGAACACCGTGCCGGCCTCCTTGCGCAGCTCGCGCAGCCGGGCCTCGGAGCGCTTGCGGAACCTCAGGTCGCCGGTGGCCAGGGCCTCGTCGATCATCAGCACCTCGTGGTCCTTGGCCGCGGCGATGGAGAACCGCAGCCGCGCCGCCATGCCCGAGGAGTAGGTCCGCATCGGCAGGGTGATGAAGTCGCCCTTCTCGTTGATGCCGGAGAACTCGACGATGCTCTGGTACCGCTCGCGGATCTGCTCGCGGGTCATGCCCATCGCCAGCCCGCCGAGCATCACGTTCCGCTCGCCCGTCAGGTCGTTCATCAGCGCCGCGTTGACGCCGAGGAGCGAGGGCTGGCCGTTGGTGTACACCTTGCCGCTGTGCGCGGGCAGCACGCCCGCGATGGCCTTCAGCAGCGTCGACTTGCCGGAGCCGTTCGACCCGATCAGGCCGATGGCCTGGCCCCGGTACGCGGTGAAGCTCACCCCGCGCACCGCGTGCACCTCGCGCACCCGGGTCCCCTTGTCCCGGCGCAGGATGCGGTTGAGGGCGGCGGCGCCGCTGCCCTTGCCGCGGCCCCCGCCCTGCACCCGGTACACGATGTGCAGGTCGTCGGCGATGACCGTCGGCACCCGCCCGTCCTGCGGGGTGTCGGCCTCGGCGCGGCTCGTCGGATGTTCAGCCACGGCCATATCGCTCCTCAGCCTTCCAGAAGAACACGAAACCGAACGCACCCACCACCACGGCCCAGCCCGCCGCCAGCAGCCAGACGTACGGCGGCAGATAGGCCATGGGGAAGTCCCCCATGAGTGCGTAGCGCATGAGGTCCATGTATACAGCGGCCGGGTTCATCGCGACGAGGTCGGCGGCCCACTGCGGCGCATCCGCCCGCTGCACCATCATGAACTGCAGCGGGAACATCACGCCCGAGCCGTACATCCAGGCGCGCAGGATGAAGGGCATGAGCTGCGCCAGGTCAGGGGTGTCGCTGCCCAGCCGGGCGAAGACCATCGCCAGGCCGGTGTTGAAGACGTACTGGAGCGCCAGGATCGGCACTATCAGCAGCCAGGTCCAGTCCGGGTACCAGCCGAAGGCGATCAGGATGACCGCCAGCACCGTCATCGAGTACAGCAGTTGCTGCAGTTGCTGCAGCGAGAACGAGATCGGCAGCGCGGCCCGCGGGAAGTGCAGCGCCCGCACCAGGCCCAGGTTCCCGGAGATCGACTTCACGCCCGACATCACCGACTGCTGGGTGAACGTCCATACGAACACCCCCGTGACCAGGAACGGGATGTAGACGTCGTTGCTCATCCCGGCCCGGCCACCGAGCAGCACGCCGAAGATGAAGAAGAAGACCGTCGCGTTCAGCAGCGGTGTCAGCACCTGCCACAACTGGCCCAGCTTCGCCTTGCTGTACTGCGCGGTGAGCTTGGCGCGCGAGAAGGTCATGATGAAGTGGCGGCGCGCCCAGAGCTGCCGCACGTACTCGGGCAGTCCGGGGCGCGCGCCGCTCACCGAGAGGCCGTACTTGGCGGCCAGCTCGGCCGCGGACAGCCCGTCGTCGGGATGGCGCTTGGGCGGAGCGCCCACTGCCGTATCGCTCACAGTCGGTAACTTTCGTCCTCAGACACTCAACGGTACGAGCTTGTCAGATCACGGGCGGTCGTCCCAGCCGGGTCAGCCGCCACACCGTACGCCACTTCATGGGCCTGCGCGGCCCGCACGGTGCGCGCCAGCCCTCTCGAAAGCCTACGAGCCATGATTTCAGCACAGCTCGCGAGGGGCTGCGTGCCACTGTGAGCAGGAACCAGACACCGAGATAGACGGGGACGAGGGGCGCGGGGAGGTTCCGGCGGGCCAGCCAGACCCGGTTCCGGGCCACGTTGTGGTGGTACGCGGCATGTCTGCTGGGCGGCATCGTCGGGTGGTGCAGCACCATGTCGGCGCGGTAGTCGATGTGCCAGCCGGCGTCGAGCGCCCGCCAGGCGAGGTCGGTCTCCTCGTGGGCGTAGAAGAAGTCGTCCGGCAGCCCGCCGACCTCCTGGAACACCGTCGTGCGCACCGCGTTGGCGCCGCCGAGGAAGGTGGTGACGCGCGAGGAGCGCATCGGGTCGGAGGCCCGCAGCCGGGGCACGTGCCGGCGCTGCGTGACCCCGGTCTCGGGGTCGGCGATGCGGAAGCTGACGATGCCCAGCCGCGGGTCGGCGGCGAACGCCTCGCGCACCAGCCGGGCCGTGTCCTGTTGTGGCAGAAGACCGTCGTCGTCGAGGAAGAGCAGCACGTCGACGTCGCGGCCGCCGTCGCCGAACGCCTCGATCCCGACGTTGCGCCCGCCGGGGATGCCCAGGTTCTCGGGCAGCTCCACGACCCGTACGCCCTGCGGGATGTTCGGCACGGTCACGCCCTGGGCGACGACGACCACCTCGACCGGCGCGCCGTCCTGCTTGGCGACGGACTCCAGCAGCGCGCGCAGCTCCTCGGGGCGCTGGCCCATCGTGATCACGACCGCGCCGACCCGGACGTCCTCCGGACTCCGCGCCTGAGGCAGCCGGGGCTGGTGTTCATATGTCATTCGGCTCACCGCAACCTACTGGAGGCCAGAATGCTGACCAGGTGGAGGAGGGTCTGCAGCATCGCTATCGCGGCGAGGACGACGACGCCGAGCCGGGAGAAGTACAGGTCCCCCTTGATGAGGTCGAGGATCGCCAGCAGGAGGATGACGAGTGACGCCTCGATCCCCAGGATCAGCCGGTGGAACTTCAGCGCCGACGCTGCCTTGCGGGCCACGGCGACTCCCGACGAGCGCGGCTCGGCCGCGGACTCCTTGACCGGCGGC
Proteins encoded:
- a CDS encoding 1-hydroxy-2-methyl-2-butenyl 4-diphosphate reductase, yielding MPDAPAPLLVVCALGIERRALASGTGSAAGGAGDAGPVEVLRTGMGPERAERAVARRLAEEPYHAAPVIAAGFCAGLLPEMRPGDVVVADAVRADREGAGTTGCPDNGPLLDALALLGARVHTGLLLGTDHVVRGAAGRARLRERGAVAVDMESAVTLHTAAATAGAAAASGFSAAAAASGTRPVAAVRVVVDAPQHELVRFGTLRGGIAAYRVLSSVLPAFFEWHRQVMIPRRRS
- the shc gene encoding squalene--hopene cyclase: MKATADGGNATDTAPAGAAAALLAARQAVERASANLLGRQDAEGWWKGDLETNVTMDAEDLLLREFLGVRDEHTTRAAARFVRGRQGPDGAWATFHGGPGDVSATVEAYVALRLAGDAPGEEHMARAAEWVRAHGGIAATRVFTRIWLALFGWWRWEDLPELPPELIYLPSWFPLNIYDFGCWARQTIVPLTVVSAKRPVRPGPFTLDELHTDPAVPNPPRPHASLTTWDGFFQRLDRALHAYRRVALRPLRKAALRSCARWIIERQESDGCWGGIQPPAVYSVIALHLLGYDLDHPVLKAGLESLDRFAVWTDGAAEAAADTDGARDTGDTRDDGPVRMIEACQSPVWDTCLATIALVDAGVPADHPQLVKAADWMLAEQVLTTGDWSVRRPGLTPGGWAFEFHNDNYPDTDDTAEVVLALRRVAHPDQARVDAAVERAVRWLAGMQSKNGAWGAFDVDNTSAFPNKLPFCDFGEVIDPPSADVTAHVVEMLAGEKLGDDPHARRGVAWLLAEQEAAGGWFGRWGVNYVYGTGSAVPALVAAGLPVSHPAIRRAVRWLESVQNDDGGWGEDLRSYPDAEWIARGDSTASQTGWALLALLAAGEHAGKAVERGVAWLARTQLPDGSWDEPQFTGTGFPWDFSINYHLYRMVFPLTALGRYLSATAGLTPAAGDGREA
- a CDS encoding polyprenyl synthetase family protein: MPRPEPDTDTAADPGAAEVLRLLDHARELTNPVLRTVVDRLVPPMDIVAAYHFGWIDAQGNPTAGDSGKAVRPLLTLLAAEAAGASAETGVPGAVAVELVHNFSLLHDDLMDGDERRRHRDTVWKVHGPAQAILVGDALFALACELLLDLDTPEAARAARRLSSATRKLIDGQAQDIAYEHRESVTVAECLEMEGNKTGALLACACSVGAVLGGAGDEVADGLERYGRHLGLAFQAVDDVLGIWGEPAVTGKQTWSDLRQRKKSLPVCAALAAGGPASAELAKTLAADAKGADLRNTGAENDFDEEEFAARAALIEEAGGRRWTQEEARRQHESALVSLDGVKMPDDIRERFVALADFVVVRRH
- the hpnD gene encoding presqualene diphosphate synthase HpnD; protein product: MTTPSRAAYASAQVLTAYRYCEAVTGRQARNFAYGIRLLPHDKRLAMSALYAFSRRVDDIGDGNLPPGTKRTRLEDTRRQLDRIRAGRVAEDDTDPVAVALAHAARRFPIPLGGLDELIDGVLADVRGREYETWEDLKEYCRCVAGAIGRLSLGVFGTVPGARHSERAPAYADTLGLALQLTNILRDLREDAAEGRSYLPAVDLAKFGCSAGFHSDTAPPGSDFPGLVQFEVRRARALFADGYRLLPMLDRRSGACVAAMAGIYHRLLERIAADPGAVLRGRVSLPGREKAYVAVRGLAGVDARQASRRFR
- the hpnE gene encoding hydroxysqualene dehydroxylase HpnE: MADSGPERRPRAVVVGGGLAGMTAAMGLADAGVDVTLLEGRPRLGGLAFSFRRGDLSVDNGQHVYLRCCTAYRWFLDEVGGSGLAPLQERLDVRVLDAATPARKGAGPRAGRLGRTDLPVPLHLAAGLARYPHLSLAERAGVARAALAMRRLDPADPALDGVDFASWLHRQGQSPRAVSALWDMIGVATLNAFAPEVSLGLAAKVFRTGLLTERGAADIGWARVPLGELHHTLARRRLERSGTRILLRTRATGLRRTPAGGWQVDVATGPGRADAPATSLDADTVVLAVPQREAHGLLPAGALDHKDRLLQIGTAPILNLHVVYDRRVLDAPFVAAIGTPVQWIFDRTDTSGLADTPRGRGCQYVAVSQSAAQDDIERPVGELRERYLPELAKLLPDARGARVRDFFVTRERTATFAPAPGVGRLRPGSRTHAPGLALAGAWTATGWPATMESAVLSGRAAVRETLGALGREVPRNLLEAV
- the hpnC gene encoding squalene synthase HpnC, which gives rise to MTAADDAPSRAVLGQAADENFPVAPFFLPRAWRADLMALYGYARLVDDIGDGDLAPGGADAAALGLGPDEADDPLALLDALEADLERVFTPGATPGHPLLRRLRPTVRRHRLSPQPFHGLLQANRQDQKVRRYETYAELEGYCELSANPVGRLVLAVTGTESPERIRRSDAICTALQIVEHIQDVAEDLGRDRIYLPAEDMRRFGVTEADLARPRAGEPVRALIRYEADCAARLLDEGAPLVASVRGRLRLLLAGFVAGGRAALAAVAAAGHDVLPGPPKPTRRRLLREVGSTLRREG